Below is a window of Vibrio gazogenes DNA.
AATCAAAGGAATTATCATGTAATCTCAAGCCGAGCCTGCATTTAAGCATGGACAATTGTTATTTAAATGTAAATAGTGCAATCAAGTTCGATCATAGTGCAACTGTGTATATGTATATTTATCAAATGATTTCTTGAATTTTTGTTTTTCATTTTTGTTTATATTTGGTTCTTTAATCTAGTTTTCGGTGTTAATTTAATCAATAATTCCCGTGGTTTCATATAATTCAAGCAGGGTTGCACTTTTTTGGGTTGAAGGTCTTGTTATAGTTGTTAATTTGAGGTTGTAAATGTTATGCAATATTTTCCACTGTTTATGGATTTAACTGAAAGGGCTGTTTTAGTCGTTGGAGGAGGAGAAGTTGCAAGTAGAAAAACTGAAGCTTTGGTCAGAGTCGGTGCTCGAGTGACTATCTTGTCTCCAGCGATTTCCGAGTCACTCCAAGTGTTGTGGCATGATGATGCGATTCAATGGATTGAGCAACGCTATGATAGTGCTTTTCTGACTCGTAATTATGTTCAGGTTTGGGCAACGACTGATCATGCTTCCTTGAACCACCAGATTTATGCGGATGCCAAATTACTCGGATTACAGGTCAATGTTGTTGATGATCAACCTTATTGTGATTTTATTACGCCAGCGATGATTGATCGCGGACAAATCCAAGTGGCTATTTCCAGTGGTGGTGCTTCTCCGGTGTTGGTGCGTAACATTCGTGAGTCAATTGAAGCGGTTTTGGCACAGAATTTACGCGTTCTTGCGCAGTTTTGTGGTGAAAAGCGAGAGCATCTGAAAGCAAAACGACCGGATGTTAACGCCCGTCGCCGTTTCTGGGAGTCTTTCTTGGCGGATCCGATTGTCAAAGAAACGCATGATCCGGCAGTATTAGAGCAAATCTATCAGCGTTATATTGCAGCGCCCGGGCTGACAGTTCGAGAAGTGATGTGGGTGGTTTGTGATGCGGATGTGGAATTGCTACCGATGAAAGCCGTGCGTTTTATGCAGCAATCTGAGCAAGTGCTTTACCATCGAAATATCCCTGCGGAAGGACTTGATTTATGTCGCCGTGATGCAGAAAGAACGGTGTTTGATAGTCGGCCCCAATTACAAGGTTTACTGACGAAAGCCAGAGAAAAAAATCTTAACCTCTGCATCATGGTAACCACCGCTGATTTTCAGAGCGTTGCTGATCTGAAAATGAAAGGGGAACGTCAGTTTGGTAGTGGATTTTATCAGAGTGAATGACAGTTGAAATTCACTGTGATCGGCTCAATCAAAATCTCACGTGCTTGTGATATACTGCGCCGCAATTAACAAATGAGAGTTATTTCCTATGAGTGTAAAAGAGCAAAGCCAGCAATTGAAGAATCGATTGGACAAATGTAAACATAAGCTGGAAGCAGCCAGATCTCGGGGGGATAATGAGATGATCACCCAGTTTACGGATGAAATCGACGCGTTGAGTAAACAGATCAATGCATTGAAAAGTAAGCAGGAATACGATTTAAATAAAGAACGCAAAAGATTGTCGGATTTACCTTTTTCCCGGGAAATTACGCGTGAGGAACAAGCCGATATCGGT
It encodes the following:
- a CDS encoding precorrin-2 dehydrogenase/sirohydrochlorin ferrochelatase family protein, with amino-acid sequence MQYFPLFMDLTERAVLVVGGGEVASRKTEALVRVGARVTILSPAISESLQVLWHDDAIQWIEQRYDSAFLTRNYVQVWATTDHASLNHQIYADAKLLGLQVNVVDDQPYCDFITPAMIDRGQIQVAISSGGASPVLVRNIRESIEAVLAQNLRVLAQFCGEKREHLKAKRPDVNARRRFWESFLADPIVKETHDPAVLEQIYQRYIAAPGLTVREVMWVVCDADVELLPMKAVRFMQQSEQVLYHRNIPAEGLDLCRRDAERTVFDSRPQLQGLLTKAREKNLNLCIMVTTADFQSVADLKMKGERQFGSGFYQSE
- a CDS encoding YibL family ribosome-associated protein; the encoded protein is MSVKEQSQQLKNRLDKCKHKLEAARSRGDNEMITQFTDEIDALSKQINALKSKQEYDLNKERKRLSDLPFSREITREEQADIGKLKKSVKGLVLVHPTTKLGKAMRLEVMTGFAPRQF